A single window of Xylocopilactobacillus apicola DNA harbors:
- the rplI gene encoding 50S ribosomal protein L9, whose protein sequence is MKIIFTQNVPGKGKIGDVKDVSDGYAQNFLIKKNLAKQATPQALKQEEARKKNLAAEHEKMKEAAEELKKQLEADETIVKIGSKAGTDSRLFGSVTSKQIGDNLEKQFQIKIDRRKLEMNDSLRTLGFHNVPIELFPGVNSRVRVQIYKL, encoded by the coding sequence ATGAAAATAATTTTTACTCAAAACGTGCCAGGAAAAGGCAAAATTGGTGACGTTAAAGATGTTTCTGATGGCTATGCACAAAATTTCCTGATCAAAAAGAACCTGGCTAAACAGGCAACTCCGCAAGCGTTAAAACAAGAAGAAGCACGCAAAAAAAATCTGGCAGCTGAACATGAGAAGATGAAAGAAGCTGCTGAAGAACTCAAGAAACAGCTTGAAGCTGATGAAACAATTGTAAAGATCGGTTCCAAAGCCGGAACGGATTCACGGCTTTTTGGCTCTGTTACCAGCAAACAAATTGGCGATAACCTCGAAAAGCAATTTCAAATTAAAATTGATCGCCGAAAATTGGAAATGAACGATTCTCTTAGAACGCTAGGATTTCACAATGTTCCGATCGAGCTTTTCCCTGGCGTTAACTCGCGCGTACGAGTTCAGATTTATAAACTATAA